GTACTCTTGAGGCTGTTCCGTCCACGAAAAATAACAGGGGATATCATTCTGTTCAATCACATAGATATTTACCGCTTTCCCGTCCAACATCACATAAGGGGCAAATTGAGTGGTTCCATCCGGTGTATCCACCGTCTGACGATACAGGTTTCCCGAAGGATAAGCAAACCGATAATAAGGTAATTCTTCTAAATGAAGCAGTTCATTCCAACGTTTATAATCTAACGTAGCCGTATGCAGGTATTCTTTTTGCTTCATCGAATAGGAAGCACGCTGTTCACGGGGACGGGGCGCACTCCCGTAATAAGGCAAGTCCGGAATCTGATAATTCAGTTGGCTGTTGACTGCGAAAGCCGTGAGATCGACGTTAGATACCGGACGTCCCTGAATATTCGTCACATTCAGTTTTGTGGTCACAGTCTGCCCGGGATATATCCGTTCCGGCAGATCAGATTCAATCACCAATCGTTCGGAAGGCGAAGTGTATGAGCGTTTCATCATACATTCCTTATTTCCCATGACATAGAATACCTCCACGTAATAGACCGAAGAAGGGTCAATCTCTCCGGATTTATGTTCCATCTCCTTTCCCGAACCTTTCTGCAATAATCGGTTGCCCTGATATACATACCATGAAAGCTCCAGTTGCAAAGGATTGGAGAGGGAGACACAGAATGAGTCTTTCTCTATTCCGCCATTCAGTTCCAGTTTGGGATCCAGTCCGGCGGGAGTAATGATTGTTTCATATCCTATTTCCGGTATTTTGAATCGATAATCCGAAATGGTCTGATTGAAAGGTTCCCGATAAGGTAAACGGATTTTTTTCACTTCTTTCTTATCCCCATAAGTCAGTTCCGCTTCTAAGGGACGCTCCACACCTAAGTCGAAGAATGAAAAACAGACTGTATCAGCTTGCGTGGTACACTGCACATTGTAACAAGAATAGTAAAAAGTCGCCTTGTCCTGTTGTTCCAAGCGGTTGTTATCCGCTGTTAGTAAGACAACACTCACACGATAGAAACAATCGGAAGCACCGAATATTTGAGAAGGAATATCTACCGAAGCTTTTCCGGAGACATCCAGTTCCGCCTGCACAGACATCAGCGTATCGGGCAAAGAAAGTATTTCGGTATACGATTTAAACACTTGTTCTCTGCCAATAGTCACTTCTACATTTACTTCCCGCAAAGGAAGACCGTTGGCATCCGTTGCACTGATATCGACACGGTTGCTCTGCGGTGCATATTGCACATTCGAAGCCAACGTTGCAAGCAACTTATTGCCATTCAGTTCATAGTCCTCATAGTTGAAATGGGTGGAAGCAACGATGCGTCCCCGCTTGTCACGAAGTTGAATGGAATATCTTTGGTCTAACTTCAAATTCAACGAATCATTCAATTCAAATTCTCCGGCAAAGCCTCCCGGATGGTAAGGGACAACCGGCATTATCTTCTTATAGTCACGCCAGGAAGAGCCGACACGCATCCATAATGAAAGTTCCTGTTTCAGAGGGCGTTTATGCTCGGAGAGAGCATACGATTTGAAACGAACCGTCTCACCCGGTTTATATTTGTTCTTGTCAGTAATCAGATAACTATAAAACTCCGGTCCATCTTGTCTCCCATAGTCATTCTGATACCAGGGCGACACCAGATGTTTTGTCAAATCAAATACGGCACGAAACTTATCCAATTCAACAGTCAGGATATGTTGCTCCTTCTGCGACCAGTTGTCATCCGTATACGTTTGACTGTCCTCATCGTAATATACAGCCTTACTGCCCACACGTACTTTAGCATCTTTCCTGATTGCTCCTTCGGCATCAACCACTTGCAAAGTCAATACACCATACTCTTTGAAAAGAAAAACATGAAAAGGAATCACCGGAGCATACCGGTAATGGACTTCATTCCGTTCTACATCAGCCAGCAGAAAATGTCCCTTTACAGGAGGGTTAGTCCATGTATCTGTGAAGCGGGCAAAGGGAGCCTGTTGTATCTTATCCCACTGTTTCTGCCGAAGTTTACCTTTTAGAAGTTTCAAAGCCTCTTTATTGGTCAATTCGAAAACAAGAGTCTCGGGAGAAGCATCGTTTCCGATCATCGGTTGTCCGAATACCTCACTAGAAAGAAATAACAGTCCCAGTAACAGCAAGCTTTTCATCCGAAATAGTATCGTGTCCATAGTTTTCAATAGATTGATTGAGAACAAAAATAAGAAATAAAACTGTGAGTATGCTATTTATCACCGGATTATTCTCATCATTATCCTCCAAAGAAATGCAAAAATGGTTCCCCAATATTCAACCGGAAACTATTAACAAAAGTATAAAGCGTAACACAAACGCTTAATCAATGTTATAAAACATCTCTTTTTATTTGGATTATTTGCAGATTTAGCAGAAGTCCGTATCTTTGCAATGTGTTTTTCATAGTATTAGATTTAAGGTTAACAAAGGTTGGAGCAAGGCGTTGCTCCTTTTTTTATGCCCGTACCTCTTATATCATGCGAATCATGCAAAAAGAAAAAAGAGGTATATTCCCACAGAATGAGATATACCTCTATACTTACTTTCCATCAAACAATTACATCAATCTGTCTTTTAATACCTGCGGAAGTTCAGGCATTGCACCGCTTTGCGTGCAGACATAAGCAGAAACTTCAACGGCAAGTTTGTGAGCTTCGGGAACCGGCTTTCCATTAAGAATGGAAGCACAGAAAGCAGCGGTAAAGGAATCACCTGCTCCCACCGTATCGGCAACCGGCACTTTGGGCGTTTCCTGGAAAGAGACAACACCCGGAGTAAACACATAACTGCCATTAATTCCGCAAGTCAGAATCAACATCTTCAGGTTGTATTTCGCCAACAGAATCCAGCATTTATCCTGCAAGTCGATGCCGGGATAGCCAAACAGACGGCTGATGGTCACCAGTTCTTCGTCGTTTATCTTCAGAATGTTGCAACGGCGGAAAGATTCGCGCAACACCTCTTTGGTGTAGAAGTCCTGACGGAGATTAATATCAAAGATTTTCAGTTGTCCGTCTATGTCGGGCATCGTATCCAGAAAACGGTTGATAGTGGCACGGCTCACTTCATTACGTTGAGCCAGGGAACCGAAGCAAACGGCACGCGTACTCAATGCCAAACGTTTCAGCTCATCCGTGAAAGGTATGTTATCCCATGCCACGCCTTCTTTGATTTCGTAACAAGGCACACCTTCGTCATCCAATGTCACCTGTACCGTACCGGTAGGATAATCCACTTGTTCAATCTGCGTTTTCAGTTTCTTCTCGTTGAATACGTTCAGAATCTCGTCTCCCAACTCATCTTTGCCCACGGCACTCACCACGCGACTGTCAAAACCA
The Bacteroides luhongzhouii DNA segment above includes these coding regions:
- a CDS encoding carbohydrate kinase family protein, which encodes MNNIIVGMGEALWDVLPEGKKIGGAPANFAYHVSQFGFDSRVVSAVGKDELGDEILNVFNEKKLKTQIEQVDYPTGTVQVTLDDEGVPCYEIKEGVAWDNIPFTDELKRLALSTRAVCFGSLAQRNEVSRATINRFLDTMPDIDGQLKIFDINLRQDFYTKEVLRESFRRCNILKINDEELVTISRLFGYPGIDLQDKCWILLAKYNLKMLILTCGINGSYVFTPGVVSFQETPKVPVADTVGAGDSFTAAFCASILNGKPVPEAHKLAVEVSAYVCTQSGAMPELPQVLKDRLM